A genomic window from Methanobrevibacter sp. TLL-48-HuF1 includes:
- the mtrD gene encoding tetrahydromethanopterin S-methyltransferase subunit D: MDPISIILFVAIGGVMIGAGVHFIPVGGAPAAMATATGVGTGTAMLAAGAGLTGLIGAATMTGQPWIIVGIGGAVGAMIMLAITMLIANYIYVYGVGIVPAASKTVVDPITKRNQEKYKTPGTEGHGVPCVCFISGLIGAAFGGFGGGLIYYAIYDAVQSASYFSSAAVSIGLAAMLGTGVFFINSVVASYNIGGTIEGMHDPKFKRIGTGALACAIASVVVGIFCVLLTGGI, translated from the coding sequence ATGGATCCAATTTCAATTATTTTATTTGTCGCTATAGGCGGTGTTATGATTGGTGCAGGTGTGCACTTTATTCCTGTAGGAGGAGCTCCTGCAGCTATGGCAACAGCTACTGGTGTAGGTACTGGTACTGCTATGTTAGCTGCTGGTGCAGGTTTAACAGGTCTTATTGGTGCAGCTACTATGACAGGTCAACCTTGGATTATAGTTGGTATTGGTGGTGCAGTAGGTGCTATGATTATGTTAGCTATCACCATGCTTATTGCTAATTATATTTATGTATATGGTGTAGGTATTGTACCTGCAGCATCTAAAACCGTAGTTGACCCTATTACTAAACGTAATCAAGAGAAATATAAAACTCCGGGTACTGAAGGACACGGTGTTCCATGTGTATGTTTCATTAGTGGTCTTATAGGTGCTGCTTTCGGTGGTTTTGGAGGAGGTTTAATCTACTATGCTATTTATGATGCTGTACAATCTGCTTCTTATTTCTCTAGTGCTGCTGTAAGTATTGGTTTAGCTGCTATGTTAGGTACTGGTGTTTTCTTTATTAACTCTGTTGTTGCTTCTTATAATATTGGTGGTACCATTGAAGGTATGCATGATCCTAAATTTAAAAGGATTGGTACTGGAGCATTAGCTTGTGCTATAGCATCAGTTGTAGTCGGAATATTCTGTGTATTATTAACTGGAGGTATTTAA
- the mtrC gene encoding tetrahydromethanopterin S-methyltransferase subunit MtrC — MSAGGSADGAHSSINGNHLLLLGIIGGLVGIYLCNINGIIGPVLAGLGTVCATVWGANAIRSVASYGLGTGVPSIGYMCLSISIIGVLAGLALGFIFPDIPMMSTLGPVIGLIFAMIIATIVGLIATKIVGMKIPIMVRCTAEIAGAGALAVLGLSAAVTGSYDATDIFNHVVANGFIALFFIMCTMAIQHPFNACLGPNEDQSRTLKCATSTAFLSMMITGLVSSVAGDVFGWLAVFIVGLIGWIISFRAFVKASYDAAASVKWAGLWPKVEE; from the coding sequence ATGTCTGCTGGTGGAAGTGCTGATGGTGCACATAGTTCAATTAATGGTAATCATTTATTACTTTTAGGTATTATTGGTGGATTAGTAGGTATTTACTTATGTAATATTAATGGTATTATAGGCCCTGTTCTTGCAGGTCTTGGTACTGTATGTGCTACTGTATGGGGAGCAAATGCTATTCGTAGTGTAGCAAGTTATGGTTTAGGTACTGGTGTTCCTTCTATTGGTTACATGTGTTTATCCATTAGTATTATTGGTGTTTTAGCTGGTCTTGCTTTAGGTTTCATATTCCCAGATATCCCTATGATGAGTACTTTAGGACCTGTTATAGGTTTAATATTTGCTATGATTATTGCAACTATTGTAGGTTTAATTGCTACTAAAATTGTTGGAATGAAAATCCCAATTATGGTAAGATGTACTGCTGAAATTGCAGGTGCAGGTGCTTTAGCTGTTTTAGGTTTATCTGCTGCTGTAACTGGATCTTACGATGCTACTGATATTTTCAACCATGTTGTAGCTAACGGGTTCATTGCATTATTCTTTATAATGTGTACTATGGCAATTCAACATCCTTTCAATGCATGTTTAGGTCCAAATGAAGATCAATCCAGGACTCTTAAATGTGCTACTTCAACTGCATTTTTATCTATGATGATTACTGGTTTAGTATCATCTGTTGCAGGTGACGTATTCGGTTGGTTAGCTGTATTCATTGTTGGTTTAATAGGATGGATTATCTCTTTCAGAGCATTTGTTAAAGCTTCATATGATGCTGCAGCTTCAGTTAAATGGGCTGGTTTATGGCCAAAAGTAGAGGAATGA
- a CDS encoding tetrahydromethanopterin S-methyltransferase subunit B, which produces MAQMLPMIQIVPDMNLALDPVSGVIGASLGGGVILLSMDEVNEEVAKIQGAADELVSSLDPHTSPVGAYPGRDGSYLTAGMLTNVVYGFLLASFIIFAALPLLMRWGVL; this is translated from the coding sequence ATGGCTCAAATGTTACCTATGATTCAAATTGTACCTGATATGAATCTTGCTTTAGATCCAGTTTCAGGTGTTATTGGTGCATCTTTAGGTGGGGGAGTTATCCTTTTATCTATGGATGAAGTAAACGAAGAAGTAGCAAAAATTCAAGGTGCTGCTGATGAGTTAGTAAGCTCTTTAGATCCTCATACTAGTCCTGTTGGTGCTTATCCTGGAAGGGATGGTTCTTATCTTACTGCTGGTATGTTAACTAATGTTGTTTATGGATTTTTATTAGCATCATTTATTATATTTGCTGCATTACCACTTTTAATGAGATGGGGGGTTTTATAG
- the mtrA gene encoding tetrahydromethanopterin S-methyltransferase subunit A — translation MADKKEPAAGWPVISGDYIVGDPESPVAVTTLASHIEAELSGAAIAGPCKTENLGVEKVVANIISNPNIRFLILAGAEVQGHITGQSFKALHENGADPDKKKIIGATGAIPFVENVPLDGVERFQQQLEIVDLIDTEDVGAIQAKINECVEKDPGAFEEEAMVISVEGDDGDEDEGEEIKVVSAETALIEARMRNINTKIDMVGSIQRNLAGNYAGKVQGIMIGLAFSLVIGALFLGLI, via the coding sequence ATGGCTGATAAAAAAGAACCAGCAGCTGGCTGGCCGGTTATTAGTGGGGACTACATTGTAGGAGATCCTGAAAGTCCTGTTGCAGTAACAACATTAGCTTCACATATTGAAGCAGAACTTTCTGGAGCAGCAATCGCAGGTCCATGTAAAACAGAAAATTTAGGTGTAGAAAAAGTTGTTGCAAACATTATATCTAATCCTAATATCCGTTTTTTAATTTTAGCTGGTGCTGAAGTACAAGGTCATATTACAGGTCAATCTTTCAAAGCATTACATGAAAATGGTGCAGACCCTGATAAAAAGAAAATTATTGGAGCAACTGGTGCAATTCCTTTTGTTGAAAATGTTCCTTTAGATGGTGTTGAAAGATTCCAACAACAATTAGAAATTGTTGATTTAATTGACACTGAAGATGTTGGAGCAATCCAAGCTAAAATTAATGAATGTGTTGAAAAAGACCCTGGTGCTTTTGAAGAAGAAGCAATGGTTATTTCTGTCGAAGGTGACGATGGAGATGAAGATGAAGGAGAAGAAATTAAAGTTGTTTCAGCTGAAACTGCTCTCATTGAAGCAAGAATGAGAAATATCAATACTAAAATAGATATGGTAGGATCAATTCAAAGAAACCTTGCAGGTAATTATGCTGGTAAAGTTCAAGGTATTATGATTGGTTTAGCATTCTCTTTAGTAATTGGAGCTTTATTCTTAGGTCTAATTTAA
- a CDS encoding tetrahydromethanopterin S-methyltransferase subunit F, translated as MVQISNKPNINGIKNASEDADYSSKLIAREGKLFAGLLATRTQGFAIGILLAVILLVLIPAIVKLCGM; from the coding sequence ATGGTACAAATTTCTAATAAACCTAATATAAACGGCATTAAAAATGCTTCTGAAGATGCTGATTACAGTTCAAAACTCATTGCAAGGGAAGGAAAACTTTTCGCAGGGTTATTAGCAACTAGGACTCAAGGTTTCGCTATTGGTATTCTTTTAGCTGTTATTTTACTAGTTCTTATTCCTGCTATTGTAAAATTATGTGGAATGTAG
- the mtrG gene encoding tetrahydromethanopterin S-methyltransferase subunit MtrG: MSDEEKSIPQVMVSSDDLKDIIAKLDDAEEKVDFTVGEYYQRLGQQTGRDVGILYGLIIGLLILVVVMKFNLLTLIAAIL; this comes from the coding sequence ATGAGTGATGAAGAAAAATCAATACCTCAAGTAATGGTTTCATCAGATGATTTAAAAGATATCATCGCTAAATTAGATGATGCTGAAGAAAAAGTGGATTTTACTGTGGGGGAATATTATCAACGTTTAGGTCAACAAACAGGTAGAGATGTTGGTATTTTATACGGTTTAATAATCGGTTTATTAATTTTAGTAGTAGTTATGAAATTCAATTTACTTACATTAATAGCTGCTATATTATAG